In Babesia microti strain RI chromosome IV, complete genome, the sequence TTGCCTGGTCTAATCTCTCggcaaattttataaagTCGTCCACTGTGACGTTGAATACTACATTCCTGATATCCGCATTAACACCAGCAGTTTTGCCCAAAACATAGCGTAATAGTGCAACAAATCCCTTTTGCGAAGGAGTTAATACACTGTCTAACTTGGCCAGTGTGCCAACTTTCTGCTTATCCACGTCACTAGTGTTCATTTGCCGGGCTTCGTCCCTTATCAGTTGCGCAAGGTTGTATACTGTATCACAAGTGGGCAAAATATGTGGATCAGCATAACTAGTAACGTAAAAGTTCCCACACGATGTTAGTGTTGCGCTTACTCCGTAAGCACCTCCTTTCTCCCTAACACGGTCCCACAGCAAACTGGATGAAAGCCAATGGGAAATAACCAAGTGAGTGCCGATGTCGTCTGATTCGTTCAATAGGGGCCCTCCTACAGAcacaaaattgtttgttgAAGGGATAGGTACAGCACATGCACTGTACTCATCATTATGCTCCTGTGTTATTTCTGTTGCCCATAGGGAAGTTTGGTCAAACGCCCTCGTGCACCCATTTAACCGATTGAGTGATGATATTTCACCTATATTCTGTGAAACACAATCATACGCTGAACTTCCTGTGAATGaaataattgcattttcAGGTTCCAAAACCTTTTCCAACACTTTGCATAGTTCATTAACATCAAATACATCTTCTGCTACGCTTTGTGTCGAGTTTAGCGTAGAACGCTGTAGATACTTCAAAAAAGAAAACCCACTGATTTGCTCTGTGGCATATCCAACAGCAGATTGGCATGATTCCAAAAGAGTTTGGCTATAAAAATGACCCGAATTGGTGAAGTCCAGCGTCATCTGGTTCACCAGTCTAGACAGTACTTCCTTGTGCTTGTCTCTGGTCACTTTTacactaaaaaatttcttgACAAGTTCCAAAGCCTTGCCTAGATTTTGGGCAAGAAATTTAGTTCGGAGTATTAAGTAACCACAGGAGTTGTTCTTGCTGGAATATTTCCCCTTAGGGGAGACAAGTGAATGTGCATTATTAAATGGTGTATCTAACACAAGTGAAACTGTTAAGCCACCCAAATGAGTACCGATCTGCTCTTCAAACTCCTCGCTAACACTTTCTCTCCAAGACGAACACAAAACTTTCAATTCTCGTAGTTCAGACAACTGCATGTTCCTAAGGGAATAGGCAAGATCCATGTACAAAATGCCATTGGACGGTACTTGTTGGATAAGTATTGGCACTCCACTATTACCCTGTACAAATTCTTGTAACTTATCATCACACAACAACATGATTTTGGATGGTATTTCAGTTGGTAATTTTGGGACATCGCTCAACTGTACATCCCTAGGAAGATGACTCTTTTCTGCAAAATCTAGTTTATCTAGTGCAGATGTCATATCGTCTGtttcattaataaattctTGATATTCCTGCTGTAACTGCTCCACTTGTTCTTTGGTAAACTTCTCAACATAAGTTTTAAGCCTATCAGtgtattttttttcaaCTGCAACTGCATAATCCTGACTCGGATAAGCATGTATAGTGACTCTATGCCGGTTGTTTAACAACTTATCTGTCACTAACTTTTCAAAATAGCCCTTATTAATTTGCGATCTCAGATATTGGAATATACCCGCAAACTTAAGCGCCTCTATACCATCACGACCAAAAATGTCCTGACTATGCATAACATGAGATAATTGCAACCCCCTAGGCAAATGTGGCGATCCTAACTCACGGCACTGAAATTCCACAGTATTTATCGCAGCCAGCAGCTCTGAAACACTGAAACCGTCTTTGACCTTTTCCTTCAAAGCATTTTCAactatactattaaattCACGGATATATCCCTGTTTATCGGTGGATTTAATGAATACTCCAGTAGGGGTGAAGCCTTCTACACCAAGCGCAAAGATAGCCTGCTGATGTGTTGGATCAAAAAAACCAGGATAAAGGTTTGTACCATGCGGAATTAGCGCCTTATGGATCAAACTTTTATCCGTGCCCATTAATGCCTGTTCTAGCACATTCCACGCCACACGCTCGACAGAATTCAAGCAAGAATCCCCTGTTACGCTGCGAATTGGATCTATTAGCCAAGCGGTTACTAGTATATCTCCCACAGATCCACTGGGATCATACGGCAACTCAACCTCAACATTTTCACCCCTGTATTCCTCAGTAAATGTACATAGGGGCGTACCATCAGCTTGCGCGTCCAGTGTAGTGAGTTGGGTAATAAATTGGTGCACAAATTCCAGCTTCTCAGCCAGCGATTGTGgtgtatatatatagatTGTAGCCCTGGAAGGAGTGTAAAATCGTTTGTAAAATGATACTAGTGAATCGTAGCTCAACCCTGCTATTGAATTTGGCTCTCCGCCACTGTCGAACTTGTACGCATTAGTATGTAAAGAACCTAATATTGTGTTGTATATCTGCTTAGTGATGGAAGAATACCTCTTCCTTTCCTCATTGTAAACAACGCCACTAAATGAAAACCTTTTTCCATGGTGTACTATTTCATGTACTTTGTCTGGCGCAGGCGTTTCACCAACTGCTTCAGGGCGTACAACCAAGTGCCACCCTTCTTGTCTAAGTATTTTGTCATCAGTTAATAGTTTTGGTCTAAAAACACCATCAAGAATATAGTGTGCTGCACGCTTGAAGAAAACTTCGTTTATTGTAGCAAAGAGGTAGCTGGTTCTATCGCGATAAGTGAAGGCGTTGAAGAAGGTATCGAATCCGCCCTGTAAGATGTGAGAAAAGGATTTCTTAGAGGGATAACATTTGGAACCTCCGAGTACAGAGTGTTCAATTATGTGCGCATGTCCTCCATCACATGAGGGATATGTGGGAAATACGATTTCGAAGGCAGACTCTGTTTCATCTGGGTCAGGTACAATGGCTACAACTTTTAGGCCGCTTTTGTGTTTGTAGTAGGTTATGGAGCAGTTTACATCGCTGATATACTCTCCCCTCACTCGCTCAAATCCCTCATGGTCCACACTTAGCCCATCTCTAGCCCATTTAGGTACTGCATTCATATCACAAGATTTGGTGAAAATAGTATCATTCATCACACCAGTGGTTAAATGGCTGGATGCGTTTATAAACGTATCTTTCAAATGCTTATTAATACTTTGTGTAGAAGAGTATCTTGATTTGATGCGCTGTGTTGTGtctatataattgaaaGTTTGAGACGGATTCTGTATTTTAAAACTGAAATGTCTATGACACCGGCACCTAGCGAATTTAAGATTGCGAGTAACAACAGTTGTGGCACGGTAtccaataaaaatagtggTAACCAGCATGGGAAACATTGACATGGAGGGGGGCGTTCATTTGTTGTGTCCCATGCTATGACAGCGTACCACTGATTTTTTCTCCACAAAAGTCATACATATTGACccacaatataattaattgttataacGTATTACTAGTTGTATTCTTAGTTCATGGAGGAAATCCAAACAgaatttaatcaaat encodes:
- a CDS encoding peptidase M16 inactive domain containin (overlaps_old_locusTagID:BBM_III09765), which produces MNDTIFTKSCDMNAVPKWARDGLSVDHEGFERVRGEYISDVNCSITYYKHKSGLKVVAIVPDPDETESAFEIVFPTYPSCDGGHAHIIEHSVLGGSKCYPSKKSFSHILQGGFDTFFNAFTYRDRTSYLFATINEVFFKRAAHYILDGVFRPKLLTDDKILRQEGWHLVVRPEAVGETPAPDKVHEIVHHGKRFSFSGVVYNEERKRYSSITKQIYNTILGSLHTNAYKFDSGGEPNSIAGLSYDSLVSFYKRFYTPSRATIYIYTPQSLAEKLEFVHQFITQLTTLDAQADGTPLCTFTEEYRGENVEVELPYDPSGSVGDILVTAWLIDPIRSVTGDSCLNSVERVAWNVLEQALMGTDKSLIHKALIPHGTNLYPGFFDPTHQQAIFALGVEGFTPTGVFIKSTDKQGYIREFNSIVENALKEKVKDGFSVSELLAAINTVEFQCRELGSPHLPRGLQLSHVMHSQDIFGRDGIEALKFAGIFQYLRSQINKGYFEKLVTDKLLNNRHRVTIHAYPSQDYAVAVEKKYTDRLKTYVEKFTKEQVEQLQQEYQEFINETDDMTSALDKLDFAEKSHLPRDVQLSDVPKLPTEIPSKIMLLCDDKLQEFVQGNSGVPILIQQVPSNGILYMDLAYSLRNMQLSELRELKVLCSSWRESVSEEFEEQIGTHLGGLTVSLVLDTPFNNAHSLVSPKGKYSSKNNSCGYLILRTKFLAQNLGKALELVKKFFSVKVTRDKHKEVLSRLVNQMTLDFTNSGHFYSQTLLESCQSAVGYATEQISGFSFLKYLQRSTLNSTQSVAEDVFDVNELCKVLEKVLEPENAIISFTGSSAYDCVSQNIGEISSLNRLNGCTRAFDQTSLWATEITQEHNDEYSACAVPIPSTNNFVSVGGPLLNESDDIGTHLVISHWLSSSLLWDRVREKGGAYGVSATLTSCGNFYVTSYADPHILPTCDTVYNLAQLIRDEARQMNTSDVDKQKVGTLAKLDSVLTPSQKGFVALLRYVLGKTAGVNADIRNVVFNVTVDDFIKFAERLDQAKQGFGVAIVGNKGQILEQSEGLAKLFNRNKLKVLDL